From the Bombus vancouverensis nearcticus chromosome 3, iyBomVanc1_principal, whole genome shotgun sequence genome, one window contains:
- the PTPMT1 gene encoding protein tyrosine phosphatase, mitochondrial 1 has translation MMSPVAMFARLTFYPTLLYNVLMEKISSRNWYDRIDDTVILGALPFRSMIKQLINEENVRGVVSMNEDYELQLFSNTKEEWKNNNVEFLQLPVTDIFQSPSQEKLQLGVNFINKFRDVPTELNNSTNVDKTYPKTVYVHCKAGRTRSATLVGCYLMKKNQWTPEEAVAYMQQKRSHILLRTEQWNALRLFYNNHVKQ, from the exons ATGATGAGTCCAG TGGCAATGTTTGCGAGGTTGACATTTTATCCAACGCTTCTCtataatgtattaatggaaAAAATTTCGTCAAGAAATTGGTACGATAGAATTGATGACACTGTTATATTAGGTGCTCTACCATTTCGAAGTATGATCAAACAG TTAATAAATGAAGAAAATGTCCGGGGTGTTGTTTCAATGAATGAAGATTATGAATTACAGTTGTTTTCCAATACTAaagag GAATGGAAAAATAATAATGTGGAATTTTTACAACTACCTGTAACAGATATTTTTCAATCACCTTCACAAGAAAAATTACAACTTGgagtaaattttattaacaaatttcGTGATGTTCCGACTGAATTAAATAATTCTACTAATGTTGATAAAACTTATCCTAAAACTGTTTATGTTCATTGTAAAGCAGGAAGAACACGTAGTGCAACATTAGTTGGATGCTACTTAATGAAG AAAAATCAGTGGACTCCAGAGGAAGCAGTAGCATATATGCAACAAAAAAGATCTCACATATTATTACGTACCGAACAGTGGAATGCATTAAGACTTTTTTATAACAACCATGTAAAACAATAA
- the LOC117165745 gene encoding mitochondrial GTPase 1 — MMSPGNITPKFRDIFNIPTKDILRWFPGHMGKGLKNMQKQLKNVDCIIEVHDARIPVSGHYADYSNTLTGLKPHIFVLNKMDLADMKFKNSIVENLNQKGLSNILFTSFRNVKCEGAKELLPLAQKLIKESNRHNRAQESSFQIMIIGVPNVGKSSLINRLRNNILRKSSAVPVGGIAGITRSVSTRVKVSEKPDIYVLDTPGILTPKVDNMHTGLKLALVGCMQDHLIGPEILADFLLFWLNKQKRFEYVEKLELREPHDNISYILTYIAAKLKKTLRIKNYDGKIIIKPDLRFAAEHFLSLFRKGELGYYCLDEDLLLSK, encoded by the coding sequence ATGATGAGTCCAGGTAATATAACACCCAAATTTCGTGATATTTTCAACATACCAACAAAAGATATATTAAGATGGTTCCCTGGACATATGGGTAAAGGCTTAAAAAACATGCAAAAACAGTTAAAAAACGTAGATTGTATCATTGAAGTTCATGATGCAAGAATTCCAGTTTCTGGACATTATGCAGATTACAGCAACACATTGACTGGATTAAAACctcatatttttgtattaaacaAAATGGATTTAGCTGATATGAAATTTAAGAACTCTATAGTGGAAAATTTAAATCAAAAGGGATTATCTAACATATTATTTACTAGTTTTAGAAATGTAAAATGTGAAGGTGCTAAAGAATTATTACCTTTAGCACAAAAATTAATTAAGGAATCAAATCGCCATAACAGAGCACAAGAGTCTTCATTTCAAATAATGATCATTGGCGTTCCTAATGTAGGGAAATCATCACTTATCAATCGTTTAAGAAATAATATTCTTCGTAAAAGTAGTGCTGTGCCAGTTGGCGGTATTGCTGGCATTACACGATCTGTATCAACACGAGTGAAAGTATCAGAAAAACCAGATATCTATGTTTTAGATACACCAGGAATTTTAACTCCCAAAGTAGATAATATGCATACAGGCTTAAAATTAGCATTAGTTGGTTGTATGCAAGATCATTTAATAGGTCCAGAAATATTGGcagactttttattattttggcTAAATAAACAGAAACGATTTGAATATGTTGAAAAATTAGAACTAAGAGAACCACATGATAATATATCATACATTCTTACATATATTGcagcaaaattaaaaaagactttaagaataaagaattatgatggtaaaataattataaagccAGACTTAAGGTTTGCAGCAgaacattttctttctttattcagAAAAGGAGAATTAGGCTATTATTGTTTAGATGAAGATTTATTACTgtcaaaatga